The following nucleotide sequence is from Clupea harengus chromosome 17, Ch_v2.0.2, whole genome shotgun sequence.
tttacatttttttcaatgacGACTTACCGAATACATTTGCATAAATATAAGCGCGTCATCATGCTATGTTCACATCGTGCAGTTGCGACCCCATCACTTGCTTTCCATGTGAAATCAATGCTTCACTTCATCGCGCTGTTGTTCCGTGTATTGACAACAGCCCGTCACTCGCGCACTGTGCTCGTAAATTATTTTTCAAGTTCGCACATACCTATTTTTAGGCGCAAATGCGAGTGAAATACTCGCACTGTAGAGCCCTGGTTATGATGGTAACACTGCCAATCGATAaagaatacaatacaaaaaaatgtgtatCCCTGCAAAACACATGCAGGAAAAAATTCAATTTTCCATCCTCAAAAGGGCCATACTGTATGAGCAGCCTGTGGCCTATAGATAGATGCTCTGGGTTAGGAATGCCAGTTGTGTTCTTCCATGAGGAGCACTATGAGGTCATGTGGCCTGTAGATAGATGCTCTGGGTTAAGGATGAGGAGCACTATGAGGTCATGTGGCCTGTAGATAGATGCTCTGGGTTAAGGATGAGGAGCACTATGAGGTCATGTGGCCTGTAGATAGATGCTCTGGGTTAGGATGAGCACTATGAGGTCATGTGGCCTGTAGATAGATGCTCTGGGTTAGGAATGCCAGTTGTGTTCTTCCATGAGGAGCACTATGCTGTGGCCTAATGTTCTAATAGTCTCTGATGAGGTGCTCTGCATACTGGACCGAGATAACAATAGGCTTTGCCTCATTCAGATCTGTAAAGTGTTGCTGTATCTGACAAAGTATTACTGCTGTTTCCTGTAATATGCTTTGGTGATTATGTTAATACAGAAATGGTAATCATAATCAGTTTCAAATGCAAAGATGTGAAGAATAAGTGAAAGTTGTGCCTTTAATTTAAACTCATGCTTTTATACAAAATGTGTCATATCACCCACATGTCACTTTTTGTGTGGGCCCTTTAGTTTGACCCCATCAATTGGTAGTAATGATTCACAACACTGGGGGCTggagtctgatgtgtgtgtgtgtgtgtgtgtgtgtgtgtgtgtgtgtgtgtgtgtgtgttatgtgtgtagaTCACTGTGCCATGCTGTGGAGCATTGAGACTGGGAGGTGTCTGCTCAAGTATGCGGGTCATGCCGGCTCAGGtgagtgtgtagtagtgtgtagCTGTTCTGGAAGTGGAGTGGAAGACTAACTAGCGATGCGTACTTCTCTCTTGCATTCTTATACATTTTCTATCATATATGCAGGTTTAATCATTAGTTTGTATTTGTCCTGCAGTGAACTCCATCAAGTTCCACCCTACGGAGCAAATGGCTCTGACAGGTGAGCTAGAATCGTCTGATCATGGCCTGCTTTAGCCTGGACATTATTTGTTCAACATGGGACTGGTTACAGTTGTAGGTTTAGttgtttatttaaatgttaATATATGTATTATGCTGTTTACTGTTGCATACACATTATTTCAAGTGAATTTGTCAGCTTCTGGTGAAACTCTGCATCCTTGTTTGTCTGTAGTCAaaccaccccaacacacacacacacacacacacacaagaaaaaatgGTAGGAACATTTAATTAGTGCTCTGAGATGCTTGTATACCAGACTGCCTTGTGAAGTGAGGTTCTCagtccatctgtgtgtttgtgtgtcttgacaGCATCTGGGGATCAGACAGCTCACATCTGGCGCTACATGGTTCAACTGCCTCTTCCTCAGCCTACAGCAGACATCAGCGTGAGTGCTGTTCTTACCTGCCGTGACTCCCGCTGTCTCCTCCAACACATGGCGTGCCTGGAGGCCTGGAGTTTCAGTTTTGAAGCGGCTAGAATCTAAATGGCAGCCCCCTTCATTGCTTGTGTTGTAATTACTGAGAAGTGTACGAGCGCAATATGGCTGAGAAGGTGCCTTAACAGAAGCGCCTCTAAACTGagctctctctcatttactctGTCTCTGTGGCCCACCGCAGGTGTcctgtgatgatgatgtggaCTTCTCGGACAAGGACGAGGCGGATGCTGAGGCGGACGGGGTTAACGAGTGCCCAACGGTACGTGTGGCCACCACCACCCTCAAGAGCCACCAGGGTGTGGTCATCGCTGCCGACTGGCTGGTAGGTGGCCGGCAGGTCGTCACCGCTTCCTGGGATCGTGCGGCCAACTTGTACGAGGTGGAGACTTCAGAGCTTGTCCACAGTCTCACAGgtactttttctttcttttgatctctctctgttggtCTATCTTCTTTTGACTGAGAAAGCTGGAGAAGGGACTATTCGCTTCACTCTGTGTTGCATGTATGTTCTAAATACATATCCTCTCTGCAAATGATATTTGTATAGTggtgctgactgtgtgtgtgtgtgtgtgtgtgtgtgtgtgtgtgtgtgtgtgtgtgtgtgtgtgtgtgtgtgtgtgtgtgtgtgtgtgtgtgtgtgtgtttcatgagcaGGTCACGACCAGGAGCTGACCCACTGTTGCACACACCCTACCCAGAGACTGGTGGTGACATCTTCCCGAGACACCACCTTCCGCCTCTGGGACTTCAGAGACCCATCCATCCACTCAGTGAATGTGTTTCAGGGGCACACAGAGTGAGTtcttcacaaacatgcacatatgaCTGCAACTTAgtatttcttaatttttttctttttctttgtacacacatatattctcGCTTATGTTCTCCTCCATGGTTTAAAAACCCATGACCCGGTGGTTCAATCCTGCACTTCTTATTATTCCCACCAGATGGCAGTGTAGTACCTTAATGGCATCTCAGTACTTCATATGTCTAGTTCACAAGGTCTTCTCTCCCCAGCTGTTGATGTGCCATTATTGCTCTCCTCTGCCAGGTCTGAGGAGTGGCCCACAGgcatggaaatattaacacCTCACCACCAAACAACTTATTTTCTAACTTTCTGTCTTTTCAGCtttctgttccctctctttcatttcctgGTGTTAATCTTGTGTTAAATGTCAGGAGTTGCCAGAATACTCATTTGCCCATTTTCTGAAgcataccaccccccccccccccccacacacacacgcacacgcacacatacacacaaacccagccacacacacacacacacacacacacacacacacacacacacacacacacacacacacacacacacgcacgcaccccccctccccgttTTTAAGAAATGGCAGGCCTTTCACTGTCTTTCAGCGGCAACTGCTCTTGAAGCTTGTTTGATTGGCGACGGATTACATGCTGCTCATTAAGTCTTCCGCCAAACATGTCTAATTCCTGTGGATTCTGGCAAGTAATGCTCTCCAATAGACAATCATGCTAATGGGATTAGCCCTCGCaaagcctctcctcctcccctcagccCCACTTCTCACTcactgcgctgtgctgtgctgtgacatGAGTGTGTTGAGTCAATTACTACTCcctcacaaaaaaagaaagtgtgaaGGAAAgaattaaaaagaaatatataaagaaaagagaaaaacaacacagttGAGAATGGGGATGCATGGCAATGGTTGCGTTGTGCAACTGCTTTGTGTGCGATTAGACACTTTGAAAACTCCGCTAGCATGCCTGGATTCCTAGTGGGAGCAGTAGGAGCACCCTCTCTGGGATGGTTCTCAGAAGACTGTGCAGAGTGCACTTCCTTAGAATCTCCGATGGCAACGGCTGTGTTATGCTGATAATACCCATAATTCCCTCTGTAATTAGCAGTGTCCAGTGTATAGGCCTGTTAATTAGTTGACACTTAGCTGTAATCTGGTAATGTATCAGTGATCTGCACATACAAGCCTTTCTTCATTTGGGTTTAGACACAGAGAAGCCATTGTAAAAGCGTATGTACACGAAAGGTATTGCACAGCAGTGCAGTTCATCAGATTTAACCCCAGTTTGGTCATGGTAAATACTTAACTGGTCCTGCAGGTTCCTGACAGGCTAATATTTCATTGATCATGCAAAGTCATTAGAGCTGAGTAATCAGACAGGAGCAGCCAGGCACACTGCTGCTCAGGACCCCTCTGCCTAATCGTCCAATGATGAGGCTCAGGTGTTAACAAGAGCAGAGGGGGTGAGAATGGGACacggtcgagagagagagagagagagagagagagagcgcgccaCAGAAAGGAGTtaagttctgtttttgtatttctgttgtgtgttttgttctatCTTCTTTAACGCCACATCCCCAGTACTATCTCTTACTGTGGGGGGTGAGAGACGGGATCAGATGCACCCCTCCACCAAGCCCATCACAATCAGCCCTGACCTTACGTGGCAAGGGGGGAGGAGAATTGAgcattgaagaaaaaaaaaaaaagacatgagtGTCATAAGATTTTTAATCAAGGTTTTAATTTATTAGTCTTCTCgcccctgtagtgtgtgtgtgtgtgtgtgtgtgtgtgtgtgtgtgtgtcggggtggggaggagggggcttGCAGTGTCAGAAAGCATTTCCACGGTGCACCATAGATTTCCTTGCCCTGCATGAGAGAGCTTCTGTCTAGCGTTTGGCTCCTggacaggggggtgggggtggtggtggaggagtctGCTTCTCACCAGTGCCACACCACCTCAGCCCCTGGTTCAGAGGAGCTAATTAAAGCCTAATTTAATGTCACTTTAAATGAAGGGGGAGGTAGCAGGAGCCAGAGTCCGCCTCGCTTTACTAGATCTCCACTGAGCTAATCTCAGTCTGCAGCTGGAACACAATACCACATCCAAtcccttgattttttttttaaacatttttttaatttatttttttattattgtgttCAACTGagaagagtggaaaagagatgggggtggggggattgaTAGTGGCGGCTGACATTATAAATGAGCGATATTAGGCTATGTTAAATGACCTccataacgtgtgtgtgtgtgtgcgtgtgcgtgtgcgcgtgcgtgctaCAGTCTGAAGGAGCTGAGCTGGGTTTTGCAGGAGTATCGAGTGTAAATCTGTCTGTGCTGGAAGTTGTGAGTCAGTCCTGCTTTatcacattttcacattcatCAACATCTGTTTTTGTTAGCTGCTGTATAgagtctccctgtctccctgcctgTTGTGCTGATGCACATGCAGAATTTGGAATGGAAAGTCGTTAAATGTAACGCCATTTCAATGTGCTTCAAAAGTGCGTGAAAAACATTGAAGAATCTTTGTGGTAAGCACTAGTAATAAATGGTCCTCATTCTGCACTCATTTCCTTGTCCTGACAATCATACTGTACTGCACATCTCCGTAGAGAATCTTAAAGCGCGGCTCTAAAGATTGATCTGCTGCGCAAGGCTGGGGCTTatgtctgctctgtctgtgtgcggcTGTATGGATCGGCATCGCAATGCACTCTTTAGATAACCAAATCCCTCTGCTCATCATGCCGGGTTTATCAACATGTCTGACTGTTCCTGTCAGCTTTATTGATTGACTAAGGGCAGGGGTAAATGCAGACCAATATGATGCacgtggagtgagtgtgtgtgtgtgtgtgttttgtgttttgtgatgagCAGAAGGGTTCTACCATCTCCTAAAGAGTTGACATCTTAGATGTCTTGTTTCTGAGGGactaaggatgtgtgtgtcttgtggatgtgtctgtggttgtgttgaTTGGGCCTCTGCTCCTGTGTCTGTCCCGCAGCACGGTGACGTCAGCCGTCTTCACCGCAGGAGATAACGTTGTGTCTGGAAGTGACGATCGCACTGTGAAGGTGTGGGATTTAAAGAACATGCGCTCGCCGATAGCAACCATCCGCACGGATTCAGCTGTCAACAGGTGACGCAGGATGAGTTTGATGAGCTTTATCATAATCCAtatctcagaggaaatgaatCACAGCACTGACAATTGATTTGGGTCAGCTACTCAGATTTAGGACTTTTCAGCTCTGCTCTAAATAGAATTACACATTTGATCAAAAgcatgattgtgtatgtgtagggtAAAACCAAAGTAAAGTAACAAAGTGAATGTACTGTTAATGACAGATGtcttgggggttggggggatgtGGGCTGAGAAGTGTCATATGTTTCAACTCTCTTTAAGTACTTTTGAACAGTTTCCTGTGGGAAGTCTGACTCCGGGGTCTTGTCACTCTGCAGGATAAGTGTCTCAGCCACGCAGAGGATCATTGCACTCCCACATGATAACAGACAAGTCAGGCTGTTCGACATGACGGGAGTACGGCTTGCCAGACTGCCGCGCAGCAACAGACaggtgtgccacacacacatacacttgctcacttgtgtgtttctctctctctcacacacacacacacacccacacacacgcagaaagaAATAGACTGAAGCTAGGAGAGAGAATTTAGGAGAGAGCGGAAAGAATGGGTGTGAGAAAAATCACAAATGCGAAAGTGCCCCAGAgagacgggagaggagaggagaggagaggagaggagaggagaggagaggagaggagaggagaggagagtgacagcACGGAGTGAGCGTACGCGCACGAGAGAGATGGAAACCTGCTGAGAAAGAAAGCGTGAATGTAGAAGATGAGCATCAACGAGGGGATGTGTGCAAGAGaggagcctctccctctcttcatctccatgCTGACATTGCTATGGGGACTGCTGACACCAGCACTCTGCTGATGCTCAACCTGATTCCCTCAGCCCCTCTGCCTCCTGGCCACAGGCAACCGGACCAGTGGACACttctgtgtgtcttgtgttttcaTGGGAGATGTAGGATTGTTCTAACGTAAGCACATCAGggattttttgtttattttgttactTAAAGGTTATTTTCCACTTGCTTTTTTCCAGGGCCACCGGCGTATGGTATGCTGCTCCGTTTGGAACGAGGAGAACCAGGCCTGCAACCTCTTCACCTGTGGCTTTGACCGGCAAGCCATCGGCTGGAACATCAACATCCCTGTACTCCTGCAGGAGAAGTGAGCCGCCGCAGGCACGCTGGcgccctctcacccccctctcgcATGCTGTTCATACACGCCAGGGCACAggcaccccccacctccacgcactcacacacatgacaaacacACGCCTCAGCCACAGTCCGCCAGCCGCCAAAACTCTGTGTGTTACGTGGGCTCATGCTAAGAGCTATTTATAatgtttgtggttttgtgtgtgtgtgtgtgttttaagggaGTTTGTGTTCTTCCAGGATGCCTCATTCCATCTCATTGGATATCATCCTGTTTGGTTCGCTTCTTTTGCAAGCTTGGAGAATGGGCTCTGTTCTCTCCTTCATGTGCGCTGTCTGATGCAGACGTTGAAGACTCAATTGTACTGCATGTCCCGTTCCAGCTGTTACACATGCatatctgtttctgtttctgtcaccCTGTGCCATTTCCACACCTCATGTTTGCATGGGTGGGTCTGCAAGAGCAGCGGATCTATTGGTGACCACATTACAGGTCACTGTTTCCTTTCAGATGAAACACTTACATTAACCACATACTCAGACCTTGATCAAACACTTACATTAACCACATACTCAGACCTTGATCAAACACTTACATTAACCACATACTCAGACCTTTCAGATGAAACACTTACATTAACCACATACTCAGACCTTGATCAAACACTTACATTAACCACATACTCAGACCTTTCAGATGAAACACTTACATTAACCACATACTCAGACCTAGATGGAAATCCTTTCGCCTGCTCTGTGACCATCTCTACGGAAGTGTATGGACACTAAAAGCAATCCATTGTTTTACCATATGCAAGTAGTTCAGCAAGTTTCTTTTGTGCTTTATGGTGTCTTGCAGCTGGGTCTGAAAGTTCTGCAACTGTATAGTGTAGAATTAATTTCATTAGGCTGTAGTCGTATACTTGGCCGTTAGAAGTAAACAGTGCTAATGTACAAAGAATTATCTGTTGCTTAAGTGCCAGTTGGTGAAGTTTCTCTTGAGCTTAATCATACCAATTACTTTCAGCTGTGAATAGTCTTCTGCCTTGTCTTATGAGAAGGGACTTCACTTAAGCCTCTTTGAGAGCAGTCGAGGAAGTGGCTCTTATTTTTAGGAGAAGGCGGTACAGTCAGTCAAGGTGTGTACTCC
It contains:
- the wdr37 gene encoding WD repeat-containing protein 37; translated protein: MPVESGNSAAARQAKQKRKSHSLSIRRTNSTEQDRPTGHREMLEGQDSKLPLSLRSNLLDLFGQIEREFENLYIENLELRREIDSLNERLAGEGQTVDGGDLTKGALKTKASHSTSQLSQKLKTTYKASTSKIVSSFKATTSRAVCQLVKEYVGHRDGIWDLAVTRTQPIVLGTASADHCAMLWSIETGRCLLKYAGHAGSVNSIKFHPTEQMALTASGDQTAHIWRYMVQLPLPQPTADISVSCDDDVDFSDKDEADAEADGVNECPTVRVATTTLKSHQGVVIAADWLVGGRQVVTASWDRAANLYEVETSELVHSLTGHDQELTHCCTHPTQRLVVTSSRDTTFRLWDFRDPSIHSVNVFQGHTDTVTSAVFTAGDNVVSGSDDRTVKVWDLKNMRSPIATIRTDSAVNRISVSATQRIIALPHDNRQVRLFDMTGVRLARLPRSNRQGHRRMVCCSVWNEENQACNLFTCGFDRQAIGWNINIPVLLQEK